From Paenibacillus sp. PvR098:
TCTAGACCGGTTTAACCGTTATTTCGCAGCGCTGCTTGATGATGGGGTTAGTATTGCCCCTTCGCAGTTCGAGGGGATGTTCGTTTCGGCAGCCCATACGGACGCGGATATTGACGCGACGATTGAGGCGCATTATCAGGCGCTGAAGCGTCTGTGACATAAAGCCAAATCCGCTGCTGGCCGCTTTGATACAAAAGATCGAAGCTGCAAACAAAAGGCTCCCTGTATTCCTCAATTTGAAGAATACAGGGAGCCTTTTGTTTTGTTGGGTGGCTGGAGTATATAGGAAGTTCTTTGTTCCCTCCTAATTGGATGCCGGAATCGGTCCCTGCAAAGCCCCAGCGGTATCTATCTTTGTTTGTGCCTCCACGGCACCACCGGAATGTTCCATGGGGGGGATTCCCGAATCCTTGTCGTCAACTGGCGCCAGCGACGGTGCGGAAACCGGTGGAGGCGCGGTTATTTCCGAAGGGATTTCGCTGCCGACCGAACTTCCGTTTTCTTTCTGAACCGTTGGGGCGTGGGAGTTCCCCGTCTCTGTCGCGCTGGGCTTCGTCGGAGTCGCTCCGGCGGAGGTGTCGGCTTTGTCGCTGTGACTATTTTCCTCGCCGCCTGCTGAAGGCTTCGTTTCAGTGGAAGCAGGCACGCTCTTCGGTTTCTCGACGCTTGCAGGTTTGGCCGGCACGGGTGCCGGGTTTTGCTGCTGGCGCGCTTTCTTCTCCGCTTGCTCCCGCAAAAATTCCGGGTGGTCATAGGAGCCTCCGGGATCGATTTTATCTACGCCGTCCCAGACACGGTTCGCAACCACGGCTGATGGATTGTCGTAAACGAGAAAGGCGGAAGGCAGCCTGCGCTCACCGTAACGGCTGGACGGATGGGTTACCAGCTGGTCTCCGACCACGAGCTCGGAAGAAGCCCCGCCGTCCAAATTTCCTGCATTGACGGCGCCTTCTTTCAGCAGTATATCTTGAACCTCCTTCAAGGTGGCTCCTACGCTGTTCGATTGGCGGCCGTCGATGACGATAAAAATGACGGTACCGTCGGGCTTTTGCCCAACGGCGGTTCGCGGCGCACGGCCCCAGCCGCCGTCACCGCTTGTAATAAGCGGCTTGCCGTTCGCAATCAGCCTTGGGTAGAACGATACGGCTTCGGAAATCCCCATATCCCTCAGCTCGAAAATATTATATTTACCGATCACGAGTTTACCTTCCTTGGTAAAGCCGATAATATGCTGCGGAATACTCCCATCTTGATCCGTGAAGATAATATCGCCGCCCGAGATAACGACGCCGATGGCGGCAAAGCCGTTGCCCAGACCCTCCGGATCGTCAAAGCTTCCTCCGTTGACTCCGGCCACAGCGCCGGTACGGCTAACCATGGAAGTGATTCGTTCCCCTTCACCCGACTGGAACGGTGTCATGACGCGAATCGATTTCGGATCGAACACGTACATCTTTTTACCTTTCCA
This genomic window contains:
- a CDS encoding phosphodiester glycosidase family protein, producing MVTVLQRIRSWGRLKRTLFGIALFTFLTSSFLFLTGPGNQIRVWLAETVITTQHRSWAWIFVGAEQRDLLVQKMQNAIEDAAREKQDLGMVSISQHRSADEWVQVEDISGPLWKGKKMYVFDPKSIRVMTPFQSGEGERITSMVSRTGAVAGVNGGSFDDPEGLGNGFAAIGVVISGGDIIFTDQDGSIPQHIIGFTKEGKLVIGKYNIFELRDMGISEAVSFYPRLIANGKPLITSGDGGWGRAPRTAVGQKPDGTVIFIVIDGRQSNSVGATLKEVQDILLKEGAVNAGNLDGGASSELVVGDQLVTHPSSRYGERRLPSAFLVYDNPSAVVANRVWDGVDKIDPGGSYDHPEFLREQAEKKARQQQNPAPVPAKPASVEKPKSVPASTETKPSAGGEENSHSDKADTSAGATPTKPSATETGNSHAPTVQKENGSSVGSEIPSEITAPPPVSAPSLAPVDDKDSGIPPMEHSGGAVEAQTKIDTAGALQGPIPASN